The Thiorhodovibrio frisius genome segment GGCCTGTGGTGCCGATCATATCGACCAAGTGCTTGCTTTTCCAAGCGACCGCGCCTGATGGGCCTGGTCTGGCGCAGTGCCCCGGTTTCAGTTCCCGGTCACCCAGCAAGATAAAACGGCTCCTTCACCTCAACGATCAATGCCGCCCCTGCGTGCAGCATCAGGTGATTAGAGCGGCACATGCTGGAGCAGATCGCCAAGCGACCCGCGAATCAGCATGGCAGCGATTAAGACCGCCAGCAAAATGGCCCAGAGCGCGATATACAAGGTCATGGATGTCTGAGCCTTGCGCGTCTGGAGCCAGCCGCGCGGCTTCACGCCCTTGATTAAAAACACCACCTTTGCTGACAGCAGAACACAGACCACGTTCACCGCCAGCAGCAGCGCCGCTCCCAAGGCCAGCTCCCAGCGTTGATGGCCCAGCAGCAACCCGATCACTGCCGTGGGCGGCAACAAGGCTACCGCCACCATCACCCCAACCAGTGCCGAGGATAATCCGGTCGTTAACGACAGCACCGCCGCCGCGCCCGATGCCAGCGCCAGCGCCACACTATCAAGCCCCACCTCGGTACGCGCCATGATCTCCTGGCTGTTGATATCGATTGGCGAGACCAGACCGATCAGCAAGGCCAGCAGCAACGCCAGCCCAAGCCCGACGCTGCTCGCCGTGAGTGCCTGCGCCGAGAGTTGGCGGTCGCCCAATGAAGTCGCGAACGCAAACGCAATAATCGGTCCCAGCAGCGGTGCGATCACCATGGCGCCCACCACCACGGCGACGTTATCCTCCGTCATGCCGATAGCCGCCACCACGGTTGACAGAGCCACCAGCAGCAAAAAATTCCCGTCGAGCTGTGCGCCTTTGGCGATCTCGGTGTAAAGTTCCTCTCGTGTGTTGGCGACCGAACTGCGCTTGTTCTCCGCCGATTCCTCATCGCCGGCAGCCACCCGCGGCAAGGTCGCGTTCACGGTTTGAATCACAATGCGCCCGGTGCTCTCCTTCTCCAGCAGGCTCTGCAACCCATCAAGCAACTTCTGCCGCGCCTGATCCGGCACCAACATGCGCAGTGCCTGCCGGCCATCGGGTCCCTCCGCGCCCCACCAGCAGTCCGCCGCGCCATAAAAACGCGCCATCGCCATCAACTCTTTGGCATGGCGGGCGGGAGCAACCACCTCAACAATACGCATGACGGGATTCCCTTAGCGCAGGGTATTTGGTAATCAATAGACCAGACACTGGGTTTAGGTTCAGCCCGGGGTCCGCCCGGACGCTCCACCAAGACCGCGGGCGATGGAATACACGCGCTCCATGAAATGCTCCATACCAGCCTGGCGATTCGCGCTCAAATGCTCTTTCAGGCCCAACCCGTCGATGTAGTCTGTCGGATCGGTTGCAAGCACAGTTGCAGGAGGCTGGCGCTGAAAGGGCACCAGCAGCAAGGCCACCAGCCCACGCACCAAAGGTGTCTCCGCAACCGCGCGAAACTCAATCACCGCCGGATCATTGCCCACCAGGCTCCCGGTCAGCCAGGTCTGGGTGTTACAGCCCTGGACCAGATTCGCCTCGGTGCGCTCACTGTCTGCCAATTGCAGCAACTCCCGGCTCAGCTCCCCGATAAACTCATAACGCGCCTCCCAGTTCCCCAGTAACTCAAAGGCTTCCAGCACCTCGGCGGTATCCATAATGCTTCTCCCAATCAGCACAGACATTTCAAAACCATCGTTCGCGTGATTGTACTCACAATCGCACTAATCAGAGCCCAACGCAAAAATCCCCGCAACCCGCCAACTTGTTGAGCCTCCCTGACCACCTCCCCCTAGTTCAACCAGCCTACCGGGCCTGCGGAGCAGTCCGTTCCAAGCCGTTACACCCCACCAAGGCGGACAACAAAAAACGCGGGTTTTGCGCCCAAGCCGCGAAACCCTTATACTTATCCGTCTTCCATACAAGCGCCCTTAGCTCAGTTGGTAGAGCATCTGACTTTTAATCAGGTGGTCGTGCGTTCGAGTCGCACAGGGCGCACCATATAAAACAACGGCTTAGCCTCAATCAGGGCTAAGCCGCTTTCGTTACAGTCACCATATAGTCACCACGCGGATGAATTTCGCGGGGTTTCAGTCACCAGCGCCGGGAGTCACCAGGCTTCCGGTTCGGGCTCGGTCAGCTCGGTTCGCTTGGGCATTCCGCCGCGCTTGCCTTCCGCGATTTCGCGGTCCACGCGCGCCTTCTCGCGCTCCGCGTGCTCTTGGGCGGCAGCATACATTGCGTCCAGCTTCTCAATGTTGGGGAACGATAGGTCTTGGGCTTGCTCGGGGGTTGCCGCAACCAGTTGCGCGAGAGCAAGCGCCGTGTCTACCGGAATTTGACCTTTGCCGGCCGCCGCGAGAATCCGCTGGTAGCTGTCGGCGGGGTCGCCGGATAACGGTATCGACACTGCCGGTGCGGTCGGCTTGAGTGGTGGCAGGGCGCGGTCGAGCAGCAGTTTCGCCGCCGCCACGTCGCCGCCTTTTGCCGCCGCAACCATTGCTTCGAGGATCTCGGGAACATCATCGGCAATCGCTTTGCGCAGCTTGGCGAAGTTGACGATGCCGCGCGGGCGTCCGCCGGGGTTTCCAGATTTGCCTTTCTCGAATCGTGCCATCGGTCTTGCTCCTTTCTGTTCCAATCAGGCCATTAGACCAGCGCCGCGCGCCATTGCCGCATCAGTCGCGCCAGGTTCGAGATGTCCGGGGCCTTGCCGCAGGCTTCGAGAATGGCCGCGCGAATCTCTTTCGTTTCCTTGCCTTCGTCCGCCATGCGAACCGCCAGGGCTTTAACCTCGGTCGGATAGCCGCGCGGTTTATCGTCAGTGACGGTGTTTTGTGCTGGCGATGGCCGCGCCGGTAGCGCCTTGATGGCCGCCAGCTCCGCGCGCGCTTCGTCGCGTTCGCGGGTCAAGCGGTTCGCTTCAATCTTGCTGGCGCGTTCGCTCGTTCTCAGATTGGCCACCAGGGTTTCAAGCTCGGCAATGCGCGCGCGCGCCGCTGGCAATTCGTCACTGACAGCCGGGGCGGAAACTCTGTCAGTGACGGCTTTCCCTTTCAGCCTTTGCATGTATCGCCGCTGGCGTTCCGCGCCGCTCAGGGCTTGTCCGGTGGGCTTGGGTCCGCGTCGCTTGGATGTCTCGGGCATGGTGGGGAATCTCTGTCAGTGACGGTGTTTTAATGATAGTCCGTTACTGACAGGGTTTCAACCGACAACCAGCGTCATTCGGTTGAAGCGCTTGCCGGTGCGACTAGTCTCTTGTCCGTGAAAGGTCAGGGCCAGCAGCGAACCGATTTCCGCGTCTTCCGCGCGCAGCCGCTCCAATAGCCATGCCGTCAACCAGACCGCGACCACGCCGCCGTCAGGGCGCTGAATCAGGGCTTGATGCTGGGGGCCGAACGGGCCGCTTTCCTTCCGGCTTCCGACTATCGCGCCGGTTAAGGTGTCGCCAGGTTCCGGCTTCCAAGGCTCAATGACAGCAGACAGACGGGCCTTTTCTTCCAGTCGCGCCAGGCGGTCCGGGTCAATCGTGACGGGCGCGGGTAGGGTGTTGTCGAGAGTGGTTAGGGATTGGGTCATGCTGGCGTTCCTCAGTGGCAGGTCATGGCGGGCGCGTCGGTAAACATCGCTTCGGCTTGGGCCATCGCGCCGCGCGTCAGACAGGTCGGGCAACCATGCAGGCGAATGGCCGCTTGGGTAACGATGGCCGCGATAATCCAAGGGTGATCGTCGCTTTCGTATAGGTTCAGCAGGGTCGCGAGCGACTTCGAGAATGTCGCAACCGCGCGGGCCTCGGGGTCGTTGGTGTTGTCGATTTCGGGCAGTGGTTGCAGTGGAATTTGGTTCTCGGTTTCTTTCAGCATTGGGAGTCACCTTCGGGAGTAGGCCGAAAATCTCGGCAAGGATGGACAGCCGCAGGCCACGGCCATAGCGCCGGGTTCCGGTGGCTTGCGGGGGAATTGACGGCACAGCGACCAAGGCCGCCGCGCGGGTTGATGGCGTCGCGTTGGAAGTGCCAGCAGTAGCAACAGGCCACCTCGGGCGCGCGCGAGTCGCTGCCTTTTGCGGCATAAGGAAATGCGGCATAAGAAAAAGTAGGATAACCGCCGGGCTCGGGCTCGGGCGCGATGCGGGCGCCGGGATAGTCGGCTTGCACCTTGGCCAGCGTGACGGGCGGGCGATAGCGCACAGTGAGGGCGTCGCCGCTGGCGGTTGTCACCAGCCAGCGGCGAGATTCGGCGGGCGATGTCCGCGCTTCTTTGTTGTTTTCCGGGGAACCTGGGGAACCGGGGGAAAAGTCAGCAGTGGCGCGGGTTTGTCCGGTTCCCTGGGGGTTCCCTGGGGTCGGGGAACGGGGAACCGGGGCGCGTTTCAGGCGTTGCGCCAGCGCCGCCATGCTCATTCCTCCACCTCCTGGGGGGCGATGGCATAGAGCGACCAGAGCTTGCCGTGCACCTTCATGCGCTTGCGCCGCTTGCCTTCGTCATGCTCGGCAATCCAGCCGGCCATCTCTAGCGCCAGCAGCACGCGCTTGAAGTCAAAGCCGGTTGTCGCCTCTTTCAGTCCGGCCGATGTGAACAGGTAAACGCGCTTTTTGCGTTTGGCGCCTTCGTCGTCAGTGCCGTCATCATCATCCCGAAACCAGCCAGCGCGGTCGCGAATCATTAGGCTGCTCGCGCCGGCCAGAAAATGCGAGAATCGGGAATCGCCGTGCTTGGCAATGAAGTCTTCAACCGCTTCGAGGATTTGCCGGGTCTCGGTGTGTCCCTTGCCGCGCTGTTCCTTCCATGCTGCAAAGGCGGTGGCCGCCGCCTTTGTGGCTTCTTCTTCCGGCCAGCCGGTGATTCCATAGAGCGTCGCCAGCTCGCCAGCCAAAGCCGCCAGGGCGAACGCGCCGGCCGCGCGTCCTTCAAGGCTTGATTCAGCGGCGAATTCTTTTTGGCTCTGAATCGCCGCCAGCAGTTCGCCAGGGTCGCCGGAATCATCAGCCACCAGTGCTTGAACAAAGGCGGGTCCAGCATGGCCAAAGTGAACCGCCGCCGCTGTTCTCAAGGCGTCCGAGAGCGCGCGACCATTGGCCATGCCGTGCAAGTCATCAAACAGACCGAAGCGCCGCGAGCATGGAATATCCAACAAGCGGGCTTCTTGTCCGGCCTTGGCGCGCTTGCCGCCTTCGAGCATGGTCGCGCCAATGGTGCGTTCGCCGCTTGACAGCAGCATGACGCGCCAGCGTCGAACCGGTTTGGCGCCGCCGGTGCGTTGCGCGCGGCTCTTGCCGGTGCCGTTGCCGATGGCATAGATAACCGCGCCAAGCTCGCGCGGGTCCGCTTCGCTGATTTCGTCGAGAATTAGCGCGGTGTCATTCAGTGCCGCCGCGATGCCTTCGAGTCCGTTCGATGTCGCGCGCCAGGTGCGAACAAAGCCAGGGCCTCCCCAGACTGACGCGCCGCAGGAAAGGGCCGTGCTCTTGCCGGTGCTGCTATCTCCGACAAGGTGAAATCCGCCGCTTGTCCGGTGCACCTTGGCCAGCAGTGGGCCGGCAAGCGCCGCCGAAACCGCCAGGGTCAGAATCGGATTCCCAATGCAGCGCGCCGCAATCTCAGAGCGCCAGGCGTCCAGGGTGCCGCCGGTGGTGAATTCCTCATGCTGGGCATGTTCGGATTGAAACCGCACGTCACCAGCGCCGATGATGCGCCGGGGCAACACGAACACCTTGCCGGCCATGTGCCAGCCGGTTTCGGTCGCCGCCAGCACGCGCCGCTTGGGATAGCGGCTCATCAGGTAGCCGTTCAACAAGCGGTGGCTCATTGGGTCGATTCGCACGCCAAGCGCCAGCAGCTCGCCGCGCAATTCTTCACCGCTTCCTTTGAGTAGCGCCATCGGCATAGCCCAATCGCGCCAGCGTCCGGCCGCATTGCGGAACCGCAGCAAAAGGCCGTGCTCGGTGTCGGTGTCGCTGGCGCTCATGGCGTCGGCATGCAGGGGCGTGCATATCCATTGGTCAACCTCGGCTTCGTCCTTGATGCCATGCCACCACAGGCCAGCGGGGCCAAAGCCGGTGCGCTTGTCATGCACCGCATAACCGGGGCGCTCCACCTCGGGTTTCGGCTTTTCGGTTCCCTCGTTTCCCTCGGGTTTTTCCGATGGGGAACCGCTTGAAGCCGCACCGTTGCTGGCGTTTCCCTCGGTTCCCTTGGTTCCCTCGTTTTTTTCAAAGGGGGAGGGAGAATCGCGCCAGCGGGCCGCCTCGGTGAACCGCTCAGGCGTCCAGCCATCGGCCAGCGCGTCCGCCGCGTCCCATTTGTCCGGCAGCTCGGGCGTCAGCTCGGCAAGGTCGAGAATGGCCACCTCCGCCGCGCCATCGGCATAGGCCAGCACGCCAGCCGTGCGGGCATATTGGGCGCCGGCCTTGTCATGGTCAGGCCAGACCAACACGCGCCGGCCGCGAAGCGGTGTCCAGTCCGATTTCTTGGGTGATTGCGCGCCGTTCATGGTGGCGATAGCAACAGCCTCGGGAACCAGCGCCGCCGCCGCGTCCGCCGCTTTCTCGCCTTCGCACAGCAGCGCCGGGGCCTCGGGCCGGGCCGCTAGTCGGTCGAGTCCATAGAGCGGGCGCGGCTCGGGCGGTGCCTTCCAGCGCCAGGCCGAACCATCCCAAGTCAAGGGGGCGAATTGCTTTCGAGACTCTGGCGGGTCGAATCGCAACACGAACGCGAGCGGTTGACCATCAGGCGAGCGGTAACACCATTCGGCAGTCGGCTTGCCGTGCCTGGGGTGTTCCTGGGGCCGCTTGGCTAGCGCGTCAGCCGGTATCGGCTCGGGTGCTGGCGTTGCCTTGGGCTCGGGCGCGGGCGTCACCTCGGGCTTGTGGTGGCAATTCGCGGGCGCCT includes the following:
- a CDS encoding TIGR00341 family protein, which produces MRIVEVVAPARHAKELMAMARFYGAADCWWGAEGPDGRQALRMLVPDQARQKLLDGLQSLLEKESTGRIVIQTVNATLPRVAAGDEESAENKRSSVANTREELYTEIAKGAQLDGNFLLLVALSTVVAAIGMTEDNVAVVVGAMVIAPLLGPIIAFAFATSLGDRQLSAQALTASSVGLGLALLLALLIGLVSPIDINSQEIMARTEVGLDSVALALASGAAAVLSLTTGLSSALVGVMVAVALLPPTAVIGLLLGHQRWELALGAALLLAVNVVCVLLSAKVVFLIKGVKPRGWLQTRKAQTSMTLYIALWAILLAVLIAAMLIRGSLGDLLQHVPL
- a CDS encoding SufE family protein, translating into MDTAEVLEAFELLGNWEARYEFIGELSRELLQLADSERTEANLVQGCNTQTWLTGSLVGNDPAVIEFRAVAETPLVRGLVALLLVPFQRQPPATVLATDPTDYIDGLGLKEHLSANRQAGMEHFMERVYSIARGLGGASGRTPG
- a CDS encoding DUF5681 domain-containing protein, translating into MARFEKGKSGNPGGRPRGIVNFAKLRKAIADDVPEILEAMVAAAKGGDVAAAKLLLDRALPPLKPTAPAVSIPLSGDPADSYQRILAAAGKGQIPVDTALALAQLVAATPEQAQDLSFPNIEKLDAMYAAAQEHAEREKARVDREIAEGKRGGMPKRTELTEPEPEAW
- a CDS encoding DUF927 domain-containing protein, whose protein sequence is MTDTTEGPPLVDIKATARAALTSADAVLSRWLPGGKRQGPEYLARNPRRTDNRPGSFSVNTQTGAWADFATGDAGGDLVSLVAYLEGTDSQGEAAHRLANALGITATVALNRSDNSATVTEKAPANCHHKPEVTPAPEPKATPAPEPIPADALAKRPQEHPRHGKPTAEWCYRSPDGQPLAFVLRFDPPESRKQFAPLTWDGSAWRWKAPPEPRPLYGLDRLAARPEAPALLCEGEKAADAAAALVPEAVAIATMNGAQSPKKSDWTPLRGRRVLVWPDHDKAGAQYARTAGVLAYADGAAEVAILDLAELTPELPDKWDAADALADGWTPERFTEAARWRDSPSPFEKNEGTKGTEGNASNGAASSGSPSEKPEGNEGTEKPKPEVERPGYAVHDKRTGFGPAGLWWHGIKDEAEVDQWICTPLHADAMSASDTDTEHGLLLRFRNAAGRWRDWAMPMALLKGSGEELRGELLALGVRIDPMSHRLLNGYLMSRYPKRRVLAATETGWHMAGKVFVLPRRIIGAGDVRFQSEHAQHEEFTTGGTLDAWRSEIAARCIGNPILTLAVSAALAGPLLAKVHRTSGGFHLVGDSSTGKSTALSCGASVWGGPGFVRTWRATSNGLEGIAAALNDTALILDEISEADPRELGAVIYAIGNGTGKSRAQRTGGAKPVRRWRVMLLSSGERTIGATMLEGGKRAKAGQEARLLDIPCSRRFGLFDDLHGMANGRALSDALRTAAAVHFGHAGPAFVQALVADDSGDPGELLAAIQSQKEFAAESSLEGRAAGAFALAALAGELATLYGITGWPEEEATKAAATAFAAWKEQRGKGHTETRQILEAVEDFIAKHGDSRFSHFLAGASSLMIRDRAGWFRDDDDGTDDEGAKRKKRVYLFTSAGLKEATTGFDFKRVLLALEMAGWIAEHDEGKRRKRMKVHGKLWSLYAIAPQEVEE